A DNA window from Pseudorasbora parva isolate DD20220531a chromosome 5, ASM2467924v1, whole genome shotgun sequence contains the following coding sequences:
- the ndufb3 gene encoding NADH dehydrogenase [ubiquinone] 1 beta subcomplex subunit 3: MGGDHGHGKLSMPDYKVWKWEGTPLEMTQQRLARRGLRDPWARNEAWRYTGRFGVPVTFREVLLRGFRTGFAAFAVALAVEYAFFPPKKAEH; encoded by the exons ATGGGTGGGGATCATGGACACGGAAAGCTGTCCATGCCGGACTACAAAGTGTGGAAGTGGGAAGGGACGCCGCTGGAGATGACCCAGCAGAGGCTGGCCCGCAGAGGACTCAGGGACCCCTGGGCTCG gaacGAGGCGTGGAGATATACGGGCCGCTTCGGTGTGCCGGTGACCTTCAGAGAGGTGCTCCTGCGGGGCTTCAGGACGGGGTTTGCAGCGTTCGCGGTGGCTCTGGCCGTGGAGTACGCTTTCTTCCCTCCGAAGAAGGCAGAGCACTGA